The genomic region tattaaatttaaaaagtttagCTAAATAATATGGCTTGCTTAAActtgtttgattttatttatcttatgtaCCTTAAATCCTTTACTTTTTGCAAAACTCCACATATCCTCATAAtctgatattttttcattgatacaatctaatataataaaattgaagaagccatctgtaatattttttttgaatgcTTTCACAAGAGATGCTATATAACTTGGTTCCATGGCTTCTTCGTATTCATAAACCATTtcctaaaaaattaaaataaaagttagagatatgtatacaatattatacatattaaatacaataccTTCACTATCACTTTCTTCCCATTGTCatcttttgtttctatttctttttcaacaagGAAATAATCATCAAGGCTCAATATTCTTGGAGCAGAACCTCCTTGTTCAACTTCCTTGTCCTGtatgaaaatatgataataaataaataatttttcctatTCATtcgtattcatttttataattgacgacataaaaaattaaaaatgaaagtttAGTTTAAATTATACCTTAATTAATTTTGCTACAAATGACTTTCCACTACCAGGTGGACCTCTTAAAATAATTGCTATTTTAGATGGTCTATTTTGACGACCTGGAGGACACAGTAGATCATCCACCATTGTACAATTTGCCGTTTTCGCCAATTCCAAGGTTTTGGATGGTAATTCTGATACATTTTGTTGTTTATCTGTAAAGCTGTAACAAAAAATTTGtagacattaaaatatatcatactaTAATACTCATTGTATTTTgatctacatatataacagaaaataataacgtgattataacatgtatatataatataaatatttgtttaaaacctaacattgaaaaaatataaatatatatacatatagtttgAATATTAAATGTCAGTCTTAAGTATAATATGTTTGTATGAAAATCAGAGGAAAATCTCAAAGTGTGTACTTCTTAATATAACCCAAAATATTTGGAtgatttaacatatttttcatatgcatttttaatatcttattgtTTAATCttcatgaaataatattatttaagtttTGTGGTGTGATCCACGTGATAAAGTATTGTGTTGTAATTCAcataattagaatattttcattggaaaATTAAATTCCATGTAAAgttaatatacaaaaataatagatatgaaatttgtcaaaataatttagatttaaattatcattgcAACTTAAGTATCAAAACATACAAAGATGAAAATCAAATAGGATggtattaatgaaattttgatTTTCAGCATTGTATGTAATAATCGTAtgttacaatattaaatatataatttgcatTCAGAATATATCATTAACTATTTCATTGTGTAAAATTATACACATttgttgttaataataaattttgaatgaaaGTCAATCAATACTAAATTAGTGtgataaatatcatatttctttttatgtaattactttttatgcaaataataaatgtttaaaagaaattaaatccttgttaatatagaaatatttttagagCTTCAAGACAGTACAGTTTAGTAAGCTTACAAATTCAGCAAGCCATAATGGAGcgtatttgttttaaattgcttaataaaaatcattgtaGTATAAATCAAAATGCGATTGTTATATCCACACGAAAAGAGCTGCAAGATTTATTGCAACGTATCGTTATCCATAACGAGTTTACGCGCGTTTTCACTtcataacataaataaaaacataaaatataaaatttgtatgcATAAAAATTATGCAACTCTATGTATTATGGATATTTTCCAGAACTTCAAAAAGATATTCTTGAACTATCTCACACCGTGATAAAAGGTTCGGATAGAGTGtccaaattaaaaaacaaaaaaaaaggacagataCATATTCTTTGgtttaaatttttacataaacttatcaaatattaattttgttgaaGTAGCAAAAATTTGCCATGTCTTAAGATACTTATTTgaatagtataaatatatatatatatatatatatatatatccacatatttaaattttcaagctgaataatatgataaatataattctacaGTCCGTCTAACGAGTCGAGTTAGTAGAGATAAACAAACGTACGTGATTGGAACAGGAGCCTATTCACAATCTTCagatattataaaacttaTCGAGCGGGATTCTTGAAATGGGTATAAAATTATCACTTAGAGTAAAAGTAAGACCTAATAATGACCCATGTAAATTCGTTCCTAAATTCAACAATTAACTTTCGTTTACCTGCCAATAATTGAAGTCTTTTACATCCGCCACGTACGTTGGCATGCGGATATGTGCTTACCTCTACTGACTCGACTTGTTGGatgaactataataataaaagttttgcAAAGGTAAGAATATATGATAAGAATGTTTAGATCATCTTAAAATTATGTGAGGTAGAAGGttaattgtgtatatatgtatgtaatttttttacatttacaaatattgaaaatctGTGAAGTATCCATTGTTTAATATCCTAgagattgaaataaattgttcaattttattttatattgaattaacATACCTGGTATTTGACGATTTTGTCTCTACAGTGTTCTTGTTTGAGTTTTCTTGCCAGTTAGTACGTCCTTTTGATCTAAAGAAAGTTAAATGTCTTGAAGACACgctaatattcataaaatataaatgtacaatATTACTAGTTCATATGCAAGTGTATATAGGGATAGATATAGAACTATCTGatcatataaatgatattctaATAACAATAGTGCATGTGGACTAGTAATGAGAATATAATGTTTTCAAATTTACTATTTCCACATATTATTTTGACACGCTTAATAACATATTACCTGTCATTGTCTCTGTCATTCTCTTTGTTTATATCTGTTTGAACCCGTTCGCATCTCTCATGGCCTCTATCTGTGgccaagaaaaatatagatgaaaaattttatattattattaaacattttgttGTAATTTAccattgcttttctttttttttttttttatttttttttgtttttttttgttttttttgttttttttttttaatagattgacaataatttgtattttctttcattaattcaatacagaaattaaatattatagaaatggattgtaaaaatgaattgagattaattaaaagaaaatttattttagtatcatatataattttaaatgttattatataatctaatttacctttatcatttattttattatcattttggatacattcatctctttctttatcagaAGTATTAGTATAAACTCTTTCTTCTTGAGAacattctctatctttttgcATGTCAtctgtatttctcttttctcgttcatattttctaatatttactaTCCAATCGCTTTCTCTCGTCTCATTTATGTTTGTCTTTCGCCTGTGTTCATGTTTCATCATTGaattctcatattttttcattttttctgcATATTCTTTCAAGTTCTGCTCGCTTTCTTCCCAATTTCTAAAATCTCTTTGCGGTATCAATTCATGATCCGGTACAACAGGCTTTAGTTTTCCATGTCCATAATCGAAACATTGAACAGGAGTTAAATGTTCTTGCATTATGGTACGAGGGGCATGAGCATAATCGATTACTTTTACAGGTACATgctcgatatattttttatcttttgtggCACCACCATGGTTATAATTAAACTGTCTTTCTATACAGAATTCTTTATTGGGTACACCTCTCATATAAGATTGATGATTATCAATAGATCGTTTCATAAAAGGAGAATTAGTATACTTATAATCTAATCCTCCAGAAATATCTCCATACCCTATTCTAGAATCTCCAACATTTGATTCTATACAAGATTTTTCAgtaattttcttatcaaagGGAGATACTTGATTATGAATATTACTTTTGAATTCATGAGATGGAAGATTAACAGTACAATCAGATCCATATTGCAATCTAGAAGTGTTGTCGCTAAAATTGCTTTGGAAGAATGTTTTACCGTCAGATTTATTCACTTTACCCAATTCACAGTTTAATTTTGAACCTACACTACCTCCGGTATCAGTAATACCTATATCAAGTTTCctatctaaataattttcattaaatttgtctttaaaaatatcattattagcgCTATCAAGTGCTCCATCCGATCCAAAAGCTCTATTAGCAAAAGGTGATCTATTGCTACATAATCTGTCATTATAATTACGTGTACCTGctgtttcattatttaaacCTTGAGATTCAAAAGGATCTTCAAATGGTCCACGAGATCCAAAAGGTTTACTATTTGATCCTGCATTACGTATATCAAAATGTCTTTCTGCAAAACTTCGAGAACCAAGCATTCTATCTTGCTGATTGTGATGTGAAAATTGTCCATCATTATAACCAGAAGTAAAAGGTCCATCATTTGAACATTGATTATCGAATGGCCCATCCATAGATCttctattattgaaatttctttcattaatatttgtaataccAGACAATCTATCAATAGGTCCTCTAGGAGCAAATTGTGTGTCAGTAAATCCTCTATTATCACATGGCATTTCATTCGTTCTCCATGGCccataatttctattattaggTCCACGAAAACCAAACTGTCCCTCACTGGATGCTCGAGATCTGAATCGTATATCGTTTGATCctaatgaagaaaattgtcCATTATTAGGTGTATGAGGTTGCTGTAAAAATCTTCCATCACTAGGTCCTCTAGGACTAAAAGTATTTTTAGgatcaaaatattttgcatTACGTTCAAATTCTCCAGAAAAATTACGATCTGCACCGAAAGgctctttaattttttgattattagcaaatgtattattatcgttattcaaaTCGTCCGTTATTGATCCTAAATTAGGTAATTCTGGTGGAGGTTCCATGTTTAAGTCTTCCGGTTTTGGATCATTCTCACCCATAAATGGTAAAACTTCAGATTTTTTGACCTGCTCATTATCTGGAGCATCTGACTCCAATTTTTTATCCAAATCTGTTTGTATTctatcattgattttttcattattttcttctgtaGAGGCAACAACAAAATTTGCAGGTGGATTATTGTTACATTCCgtgttattaatatctttttcagaTAAATTAACATCAGGAAATGATGCATCCATCCAAGGTGGTTTTTCTAATGGCGGTACATTCGAACGTGCAGCTTTGTCTTCTTGAGCATTCGATTGTGTATCCACAATATTATTTGACGATTCTTCTCCTATTTTTTCTGCCTGTGATACTTCTTCTGGTTTTACTGCATTatccatttcatttttattaacaggAATATCTGATCTTTTCTCTGTAAGTATATTATCTGTATTTGCAGGTACAATACTGTCCGATGATCCACTATTTTGTGTATCTTTAGTTTGTTGTAATTTAGGATCTCCTCTGTCAAATTGTTGTTCAATTCGTTGATCAACATCCACAGAACCAAACATAGAATGATTCTTATCAAATTTAGAGAAATTAGTGTTGGATTCTCTGAGAAATGGACCACCAGGATCATGAGaatcaaagaaattatcaCGTGGACTGAAATTAGTATGAGCGCGTAATCGAAATTCGAAATTACCATGTGATTTAAACTCATTAGGACCACGTGGTCCGAATGATCTAGGATTATTTTGAGATCCAAAATTTCCTGGAAATCGAGGACTAGAAACTGCCATTCCTCTTGATCCTACATAATCCCTTTGTCCAAAATCGGTGGaactttttgatataaaagGTGAATCACCagcaatttttttaaaactcTCACGTAAAGATCCAACATTAACACTTTTATCGGAATCATGAAAGCTAGGCTTGAATACGTCCATAGcagctcttcttttttccataaGTTTTTTTAACTCTGGTGCCAATTCATCGGTAGGTCCAAATTGATTATTTCTGTCAAAGTTTCGAGAATTATTACTATCTCTCGTGCTATCTATTCCTTCGTTTCCTTCATAGTGATCCATAATATTTCTTCCGAATCTATTGTTTCCAGGGCCAACATTATCACTAGATACACCAAAACGATCAAAGCCTGGTCCGAATCTATCGCATTCTAATCCATTTCCTTGACcaaatctttcatttcttgAAGTGAAACGATCGTTACTTGAACCAAAACGATCAAGTGATCCAAATCTATCACTACTAGATCCAAATCGAACATTATTTGATCCAAATCGATCTCTTGATCCAAATCGATCAATAAATCGATCATCTCCTGATCCAAATCGATCATTATAACGATCATTTGAATTTCCAAAACGATCACTACCAGCTCCAAACCGATCCCCACTTCCTACAAAACGATCACCTGGTACAGGACCAGTACgatcaatattaaaatgatcattGTTTAAACTATTAACTGAATTAAAACTATTTTGATcattaaattgattattacCACGTTCCATATAATTTCTATCTTCTGGTTTATAAAGTTTTCCATCAATTTCTGTTCCATCtatcgatttataattttcttctcctctacCGAATCTCGCATTACCATAACTAAATGAGCCATCTGATCTGAATTGATCATGTtcggataaatttttatctaatatttctcGCCTAAAATATTCTGGACCAGTACCTAATTgtccttttctattattcataCGTTCGTTATTGGTATTATCAGTTGTATCAAAATTACCTGAGTAATCAGGTAAAGTTAAAGGTTCATTTGATCCAAAACGATTTATTTCAGAATTTGCTCTCTCATTAGCACCAAacatattcaaattatttccaCTTGAACCATATGACGATCTGTCCTGTAAATTTTGTCTTACGCTTGCATCCGGCAATTGTCTTccgtcgttattattaaaacctGGTGGTGGTTGTAAAAAATTTGGTCCAACATTTGGCACATTAGGTGGTGGTAGTGCGAAATTTGGAGGATGCGTTGAATTTAGAGATGCTCCAAAAGATGGTTGAGTTGATCCAGAATTACCGTGAAAGCTATTATAATTTTGCATTCCAGAATTAAATTGTGCCGCCCACTGTGCAGCTTGTTGGGCATTCCAAGATGACACTGTGTCCGAATTCAATGGCTGAGATGTTGATTGTTGTGAAGTTATTGCAGGTGTAACTGTTGTAGATGAAATATTGCTTGTTGTCTGAGGTGGAGGAGGCGGCGGTGGAAGTGTTCCTGTATTTTGTTTCCCTGTTAAGCCAAGGGTTTTCCCAATACCTAAGAGATTGTTAATTAATCCTTGATTCTCTGTActtgataaaatattcattatcttGTCCCCTCCAGGtagattcttatttttttcaggATCTGCTTTAGCAgttgtttgtttttgttgttcaCGCTTCTTACGCATCTGTTCTCTACGTTCAATAAGTTTCTCCCGCCAAGATGTCCATTTTGcttcgtatattttataatgcgTCTAAAATggagaattttaatatttactataatatttttttttatttgtttgtttatattacagtaactttataaatagatagaaataccTATCTTTGGCTGTAGCTCTGAagattcattaatatattattctatatattatatatttgcaatatAGAATCAATATATCACCTACCTTATCAGGATGATTTGCATTTTGTTGCTTCCACTTGTTAAACTGTTCTTCCCACTGCTTAAACTGAGCGTCAAATGTTTTTTCAGCCTCAGTTAATTCTTCATCTTCAAGTTTTAACTTTTTGGCACTACAGGATTCACTAACAGCATTACTACTGCGTTTTGTAGCAGAATTACTGTCGTTATTCTGAGCACTCTCCAGAGGCAATGGTGGTTGAGTTGGAGGTAGAGGTGGATTTTGAGaagaatttacatttaattgtGAAGCTGCATTACTTACAGGTTGCTTAGCAGGAAATAGTGGAAGATTGTTTTGATGTGGAGGGGGGATATTTGTGAATTGATATGTATTAACAGTATTCGGAGGTAAAGGGGGTTTAAAATCCTCTTTAGGAAGTGGTGGCATAGTTGGTAAAGGTGGTGCATGGCCagataaattcatattttgcGACGACATCTGCTTCATAGTTTCTTGGtactgaaagagaaatattctaTGATATAGCGacaaataattcttaaaataaataatatttaataaaaaatatgaatctaTATTTTACATACCTTTTCTCCATATTGTGCCTGCCATTGTTGATATTGTTGTTGCCACTGTTGCCATTGTGTCCAATTTTGTTGTTGAGCAGCCGCCCATTGTTCAGCTGTATATCCACTGGGTGcctgaaaaatataaacgaaatctACATAACATTGTGGACttgtttttataagaaaaatcatacAATCAAAATATATCATGCATTTCCATAACATTTCATGTTCTTACATATTGTATACTTACTGGTTGATTATAATACTGCATATAAGCTTGCATCATAGCCATTGGATCTGCCCCTGGTGCAGTATAACCAACCGGTGGTTGTGGCATTGAAGTAGTAATGGCACCAGTTGGTAATTGCCATTGATTCcaattttgcattttttatcCTCTATCACTCTAGCAAATATCTtgcttgttatattttttaatgcaaGTAGATCTCTTTTCGATGGCTGCGGTCCATTTGGACGCTATTTCGTAttcagagaaaataattattgttataacaattataacacatatattttaaagaaatatatgtattcagccattaatcttattatatttcttttgcattttctattaataatttctagaaatataattagaataatacataaaatctatttgtatacaaataaaaataaattcataaatatacatgataataacagcaatataaatacgattgtaaataattctaatattataaaaattatagtaaacaatatttattaaatattcagtTTTACactattaatattcttatataataacCAATAATTTGAGgatataaagtattattataaccttgtaagttataatatatgtaatagcaAATGATcagcattgaaaatatttcaatcaacattgaaaatgtttcttttgaaAGAACAGATATGAAAATGCATATCGTTCCattctgtaaaaataatacagaGGAAGAGgtataatgatatattctgataaagaaaaactataaaaatttgattaacgatgtaaaattgttttagtaattgtaatattaatatcaattacatatcatattgataatataaagaaatattttgatacTAATTTCCATAAACATCAATAATCTCTTAACTTAAGAGAGATTAATAAATGatgctattataaatattcataataattcagAGTGAGCAATGAAGTGTCAAGCTTAACTTATAGGGCATAAAAGATCAGTAATTTGCCTTATGAAGTTAAGAAAATATGACACTGGAAACATGCTAAAGAGTATTCCAAAATTCTCACCAAATTTTctgtgtaaagaaaaatatatatatatatatatatatatatatatatatatatatatatatatatcaatttatcatttaattattaacatataaatcatttccaattattataaagaaatgaaattgataGAACGACGTAGTATCAAAGAAATCGCATTGTACaggataaatgtaataaatagagttaaatttcaaattatgtaatatactacataatgttcattaatatataaacataagtCATAAGtgcgtatttatatgtattacctTTTGGAGGTAAGAattgtatttttgtatttaacaAAATGTCAGTATTtggtgataataattttattagacaTAAGTCATATTCTGTTTAATGAAGGACATATACATGTCAATTAGCATAAAGGATATAATAGAgaataaattgttttctcaagaaaaaaaaaaaaaaatagattgtaCAATTTCATGAATGAACTTGATACTAAAGTATAATACTTTCTAGTATCATGACATTCTGGAATTATCatcattagatttatttattttgtcacGTGATACCtgagataattaatatcatattataaataaataatatacataagaaaaaaaaaacaaaaaaaaaaatatatatatatatatatgtatataatatatatatatatatatattgtatgaacATAAATGCCCtaatttatcgatctttcgatACAAGAtgcatttcatttcattcgcGCGATGCACCGCGTCGTCATAATGGTTAGTCCACCAATtttctaaacatttttttcataaaatcgattcgcataaattttctttcataataaatcatatgagattattaataaataataataacaggtACTTACGAATATATTCCCACGCAGATTTTCACGAAAGAAATTCCAATACGATAATCGCGAAACCGAAGTACAAGGAATCGAAACCGAATCAGAACTTTATGGCTACCGACTAAAGCATAAGAAAGAAGGTCAACTGTTCGTGATATATCAAAATTCCCTAGTATAtactttgtcttttatttcgatataataatatatatatatatatatatacatttattttagaaaaatgttagtaaattatataatattttgctttctaatgaaatgattaagttaaagaaattcgaataattaaatgtatatatgtgaaaaaaaaaaaatatttatacactGATAAAACGTAACTAGtgataaatatgttaaatgagaataatatttggaaaataaaaagtttaatgaatataaacattttatttgataaataataattgtaataatacaaaagaaaaaaaaaaccccatctaattcaaagatttttatttaattaaatatgatctttcgacatttttatttccttttttattgaCAATGTATACCCTTTCGTTTCGCTAtagataaaatcatttattatattatcgacaaccgataataaagtaaatatgtaATGTTTTATTGACAGAACtacaattttcattcaacaataacttttattttaaatgaaatgattaataaagcATGTTGAATAATTCATTAGATGACATAAGGATGGAATAATACAAAAGgaagtaaatttaaattttaacaaattttggCGACAATTGATTTGACAGGCTAGTATATTATACAGCAATAAAAgttcataattatattgttgttgttattaatattattattattattatattgttgttgttgttgttgtttttgttattgttatgatgatgatgattattattattattattattattattattattattattattattattattattattattattattattattatcagtattattattattattattaataataaaatccaatTTTGAAGTGTTTAAGATattgaattgaaatttatcgccaaaaatttgtatattttagtTAGATGTTCGTCAATATAGAGTTTAAAATACGAATATGGTTCCTTTTGGTTGTAATTGTTCTCCAATTCGCGTTTGACCATTTTCGTCGTTGATTATCATTTCTGTTAATTTTCCAGCAAAAACAGGATTTGCTTTCATTTctcgtaatattaattcaggagtaaatctaaaataattattttcattatatcataaaatttatatgaaataattttcattaaaatgtatacgatataattataatattaaataatttttaaaaatacatacccTTGTGGAAAATAACGAAGAAGTAACATGAGTACTCTATCTCGTTTGTTAAGATTAGAAATTTCCGTAGATCCATCTCTTTTACCATATCCTACTCCAATGGAAGTAGACATTTGGGGTGGTCTATAACCAcgtatttctctatctcttggtggttttttatcattcggaatattataatttagaaatttcaAGCTATTCACCGCCAAAATGAATCCGAAAAGTATTAGGACCATCACTAATCCAAATCGCATGgttgtttaatttcttttttcgcaaGATAGTTAtcctttagaaaaattaaaacaatcggaaactgtatatatttagatataatattattctattattaatttttacgaagcaacatataatttatattaatatatatctacttatatatatatatatataagtatatatatattatatatatatataagtatatatatatatatatatataagtatatatatatatatatatatatatatataaaacgaaggaataaatgtaattaatattgtgcgtgtgtgtatgtgtgttaatAAAGGTGAACCACGCCTTGTTTCCTGATAAAACATTTCTTGATTGAAACGTTAATTAAGGAAAGAGAGACcatttgttaataaaagaa from Vespa velutina chromosome 20, iVesVel2.1, whole genome shotgun sequence harbors:
- the LOC124956008 gene encoding uncharacterized protein LOC124956008 isoform X3; the protein is MQNWNQWQLPTGAITTSMPQPPVGYTAPGADPMAMMQAYMQYYNQPAPSGYTAEQWAAAQQQNWTQWQQWQQQYQQWQAQYGEKYQETMKQMSSQNMNLSGHAPPLPTMPPLPKEDFKPPLPPNTVNTYQFTNIPPPHQNNLPLFPAKQPVSNAASQLNVNSSQNPPLPPTQPPLPLESAQNNDSNSATKRSSNAVSESCSAKKLKLEDEELTEAEKTFDAQFKQWEEQFNKWKQQNANHPDKTHYKIYEAKWTSWREKLIERREQMRKKREQQKQTTAKADPEKNKNLPGGDKIMNILSSTENQGLINNLLGIGKTLGLTGKQNTGTLPPPPPPPQTTSNISSTTVTPAITSQQSTSQPLNSDTVSSWNAQQAAQWAAQFNSGMQNYNSFHGNSGSTQPSFGASLNSTHPPNFALPPPNVPNVGPNFLQPPPGFNNNDGRQLPDASVRQNLQDRSSYGSSGNNLNMFGANERANSEINRFGSNEPLTLPDYSGNFDTTDNTNNERMNNRKGQLGTGPEYFRREILDKNLSEHDQFRSDGSFSYGNARFGRGEENYKSIDGTEIDGKLYKPEDRNYMERGDRFVGSGDRFGAGSDRFGNSNDRYNDRFGSGDDRFIDRFGSRDRFGSNNVRFGSSSDRFGSLDRFGSSNDRFTSRNERFGQGNGLECDRFGPGFDRFGVSSDNVGPGNNRFGRNIMDHYEGNEGIDSTRDSNNSRNFDRNNQFGPTDELAPELKKLMEKRRAAMDVFKPSFHDSDKSVNVGSLRESFKKIAGDSPFISKSSTDFGQRDYVGSRGMAVSSPRFPGNFGSQNNPRSFGPRGPNEFKSHGNFEFRLRAHTNFSPRDNFFDSHDPGGPFLRESNTNFSKFDKNHSMFGSVDVDQRIEQQFDRGDPKLQQTKDTQNSGSSDSIVPANTDNILTEKRSDIPVNKNEMDNAVKPEEVSQAEKIGEESSNNIVDTQSNAQEDKAARSNVPPLEKPPWMDASFPDVNLSEKDINNTECNNNPPANFVVASTEENNEKINDRIQTDLDKKLESDAPDNEQVKKSEVLPFMGENDPKPEDLNMEPPPELPNLGSITDDLNNDNNTFANNQKIKEPFGADRNFSGEFERNAKYFDPKNTFSPRGPSDGRFLQQPHTPNNGQFSSLGSNDIRFRSRASSEGQFGFRGPNNRNYGPWRTNEMPCDNRGFTDTQFAPRGPIDRLSGITNINERNFNNRRSMDGPFDNQCSNDGPFTSGYNDGQFSHHNQQDRMLGSRSFAERHFDIRNAGSNSKPFGSRGPFEDPFESQGLNNETAGTRNYNDRLCSNRSPFANRAFGSDGALDSANNDIFKDKFNENYLDRKLDIGITDTGGSVGSKLNCELGKVNKSDGKTFFQSNFSDNTSRLQYGSDCTVNLPSHEFKSNIHNQVSPFDKKITEKSCIESNVGDSRIGYGDISGGLDYKYTNSPFMKRSIDNHQSYMRGVPNKEFCIERQFNYNHGGATKDKKYIEHVPVKVIDYAHAPRTIMQEHLTPVQCFDYGHGKLKPVVPDHELIPQRDFRNWEESEQNLKEYAEKMKKYENSMMKHEHRRKTNINETRESDWIVNIRKYEREKRNTDDMQKDRECSQEERVYTNTSDKERDECIQNDNKINDKDRGHERCERVQTDINKENDRDNDRSKGRTNWQENSNKNTVETKSSNTSFTDKQQNVSELPSKTLELAKTANCTMVDDLLCPPGRQNRPSKIAIILRGPPGSGKSFVAKLIKDKEVEQGGSAPRILSLDDYFLVEKEIETKDDNGKKVIVKEMVYEYEEAMEPSYIASLVKAFKKNITDGFFNFIILDCINEKISDYEDMWSFAKSKGFKVYVCEMEMDVQICLKRNIHNRSEDEINRIVDYFEPTPSYHQKLDVNSMLQEQAIEEVQMEDSQETSDKVLQSNEESQDSQDDAPEIIGISKWERMEAEDKLDRLDGLAKKKNEGKPQTMEDFLQVPDYYNMEDTSGKKRVRWADLEERKQQEKMRAVGFVVGHTNWDRMMDPTKGGSALTRTKYI